Proteins from one Mauremys mutica isolate MM-2020 ecotype Southern chromosome 14, ASM2049712v1, whole genome shotgun sequence genomic window:
- the CEBPA gene encoding CCAAT/enhancer-binding protein alpha: MEQANFYEVDSRPPMSSSSHLPTPQPGSAYSYREAPSAATPAAGGAELSDICENENSIDISAYIDPAAFNDEFLADLFQHSKQQEKAKAILAGDFDFHSMHGASAAALGQGQQPPQQHHPQQLFGCLAGYTDSKLDPLYERIAPPGLRPLVIKQEPREEAEGKRAALAALYPHLPQQQHPSHLQYQIAHCAQTTMHLQPGHPTPPPTPVPSPHHPHHPSSLPAATGALKMMPADHRGKTKKSVDKSSSEYRVRRERNNIAVRKSRDKAKQRNAETQQKVMELTNDNDRLRKRVEQLSRELETLRGIFRQLPESSLVKAMGNCA; this comes from the coding sequence ATGGAGCAAGCCAACTTCTACGAGGTCGATTCCCGGCCGCCgatgagcagcagcagccacctccCGACTCCGCAGCCCGGCAGCGCCTACAGCTACAGAGAGGCTCCCTCGGCGGCTACACCTGCTGCGGGAGGCGCGGAGCTGAGCGACATCTGCGAGAACGAGAACTCCATCGACATCAGCGCCTACATCGACCCGGCCGCCTTCAACGACGAGTTCCTGGCCGACCTCttccagcacagcaagcagcaggAGAAAGCCAAGGCCATCCTGGCCGGGGATTTCGACTTCCACAGCATGCACGGGGCCAGCGCCGccgccttggggcaggggcagcagccgccgcagcagcaccacccccagcagctcttCGGCTGCCTGGCCGGCTACACGGACAGCAAGCTGGACCCCCTGTACGAGCGCATCGCGCCCCCCGGCTTGCGGCCCCTGGTGATTAAacaggagcccagggaggaagcGGAGGGCAAGCGGGCGGCTCTGGCTGCCCTCTACCCgcacctcccccagcagcagcacccgTCCCATCTCCAGTACCAGATCGCCCACTGCGCGCAGACCACCATGCACCTGCAGCCGGGGCACCCCACGCCGCCGCCCACCCCTGTGCCCAGCCCGCACCACCCGCACCACCCGAGCAGCCTGCCCGCCGCCACCGGCGCCCTCAAGATGATGCCCGCGGATCATCGGGGCAAGACGAAAAAGTCCGTGGACAAGAGCAGCAGCGAGTACCGGGTGCGCCGGGAGCGCAACAACATCGCGGTGCGCAAGAGCCGGGACAAGGCCAAGCAGCGCAACGCGGAGACGCAGCAGAAGGTGATGGAGCTCACCAATGACAATGACCGGCTGCGCAAGCGggtggagcagctcagcagggagctggagacactCAGGGGCATCTTCAGACAGCTGCCGGAGAGCTCCTTGGTCAAGGCCATGGGCAACTGCGcgtga